A part of Nerophis lumbriciformis linkage group LG25, RoL_Nlum_v2.1, whole genome shotgun sequence genomic DNA contains:
- the LOC133621827 gene encoding actin-related protein 2/3 complex subunit 1B-A-like: MAYHSFLMEPISCHAWNKDATQVAICPNNHEVHIYKKDGSKWTRIHELKEHNGQVTGIDWAPDSNRIVTCGADRNAYVWTLKEGAWKPTLVILRINRAARCVKWSPRENKFAVGSGSRLISICYFEQENDWWVCKHIKKPIRSTILSLDWHPNNVLLAAGSCDFKCRVFSAYIKEVEEKPSPTPWGSKMPFGEMMFESGLSAAEGQSPLGGGGWVHSVCFSHSGNRLAWTSHDSTLSVAEGGKTSIVSSLRSDTLPLLCVTFITENSLVAAGHDCCPILFMLDAAKGGLMYGGKMDVPKQAAQKGISARERFQNLDRRASETQSNDKDLSTLHKNSISYISVLQGGRNQCAKFCTTGMDGGMCIWEVKTVESAMKNMKII, from the exons ATGGCTTACCATAGCTTCCTGATGGAACCAATTAGCTGCCATGCCTGGAACAAAGATGCTACCC AGGTGGCCATCTGTCCCAACAACCACGAGGTCCACATCTACAAGAAGGATGGGAGCAAGTGGACCAGGATCCACGAGCTGAAGGAGCACAACGGGCAGGTCACAG GCATCGACTGGGCTCCTGACAGTAACCGCATCGTGACCTGCGGGGCGGACCGTAACGCTTACGTGTGGACCCTGAAGGAGGGCGCCTGGAAGCCCACCCTGGTCATCCTCCGCATCAACCGTGCGGCGCGCTGCGTCAAGTGGTCGCCACGGGAGAACAAATTTGCCGTGGGCAGTGGCTCCCGCCTCATCTCTATCTGCTACTTTGAGCAGGAGAATGATTG GTGGGTGTGCAAGCACATCAAGAAGCCGATACGCTCCACCATCCTAAGTCTGGACTGGCATCCCAACAATGTGCTGCTGGCTGCCGGGTCATGTGACTTCAAATGCAG GGTGTTCTCGGCCTACATCAAGGAGGTGGAGGAGAAGCCCAGTCCCACGCCCTGGGGCAGCAAGATGCCTTTCGGGGAGATGATGTTCGAGTCCGGATTGTCCGCCGCCGAGGGCCAGAGTCCTTTAGGGGGCGGCGGCTGGGTGCACAGCGTCTGCTTCTCCCACTCGGGCAACCGCCTGGCCTGGACGTCACATGACTCCACCCTGTCAGTCGCAGAGGGCGGCAAGACTAGCAT CGTGAGCAGTCTGAGGTCTGACACGCTTCCTCTGCTGTGCGTCACCTTCATCACTGAGAACAGCCTGGTGGCTGCG GGTCACGACTGTTGCCCCATTCTCTTCATGCTGGACGCCGCCAAGGGAGGTTTGATGTACGGCGGCAAAATGGACGTTCCCAAGCAGGCGGCCCAGAAGGGCATCAGCGCCAGGGAGCGCTTCCAGAACCTGGATCGGCGGGCCTCCGAGACCCAGAGCAATGACAAGGACCTGAGCACCCTGCACAAGAACAGCATCAG CTACATCTCGGTGCTGCAAGGAGGACGTAACCAGTGCGCCAAGTTCTGCACCACCGGCATGGATGGAGGCATGTGCATCTGGGAGGTCAAG ACCGTGGAGTCCGCTATGAAGAACATGAAAAtcatctaa